One Deinococcus sp. LM3 genomic region harbors:
- a CDS encoding DUF427 domain-containing protein has translation MKLPAPVPAGPGQESVWAYPRPPRLERTHRYLEIWLGGQRIAATTGAYRVLETSHPPTYYLPPLAFAPGTLERAAGRSTCEWKGEATYWTLRGGAAVAVAAGWSYEVPTPAFRDMAGFVAVYAGRVDECRVDGERVTPQPGGFYGGWITRDVVGPFKGEPGSVGW, from the coding sequence GTGAAGCTTCCTGCACCCGTTCCCGCCGGCCCCGGTCAGGAGAGCGTGTGGGCGTACCCGCGCCCGCCGCGCCTGGAACGCACGCACCGCTACCTGGAAATCTGGCTGGGCGGGCAGAGGATCGCCGCGACGACCGGCGCGTACCGCGTGCTGGAAACCAGCCACCCGCCCACGTACTACCTGCCGCCCCTGGCGTTCGCGCCGGGCACGCTGGAGCGGGCGGCGGGCCGCAGCACCTGCGAGTGGAAGGGAGAGGCCACGTACTGGACCCTGCGGGGCGGCGCGGCGGTGGCGGTAGCTGCGGGCTGGAGTTACGAGGTCCCCACGCCCGCCTTCCGGGACATGGCGGGGTTTGTGGCCGTCTACGCGGGCCGCGTGGACGAATGCCGGGTGGACGGCGAGCGGGTCACGCCGCAACCCGGCGGGTTCTATGGTGGCTGGATCACGCGCGACGTGGTCGGGCCGTTCAAGGGCGAACCCGGCAGCGTCGGCTGGTGA
- a CDS encoding EAL domain-containing protein produces the protein MAINSRFLKMPRAPWAPAFGGPGLAETILDVTDTLVMVLDGRGCVLQFNRACEQLSGLEAAQVLGREVWPLVLDEHERDVVAGAFLGGPFPNRREHTWRTVDGRRRVILWSNTAVLDRRGGVRLVIATGVDVTAEREAQAARQESEARFRTLFEQSADGLVLIDPHDPDVPWRIVDCNEAFCRMNGYDTEDLIGASIDLLHPYPMMAQEGPDLLAWIREEQPVHGEGAHRHRDGTVFPIESASSLVTVGGRELVLGQDRDISERKRAEEQLRQLAAQMTFDAQHDALTGLPNRALLLDRLQLELRRVARATSCVAVIFIDLDGFKRVNDMLGHAVGDELLREVAARLQACVRPSDTVARLGGDEFVVVVSDLSGREEAGRVARRLHAALEPTVTLGGQQINVQSSMGVALHPPHSSLPANLLRQADMAMYQAKREGKNGVRFFASTLDVAAQSQMFTEVRLRRALQRQELHLHYQPQVDARTGALLGFEALVRWTDEQLGDVPPARFIPVAEESGLIVPLGQWVLNEACRQLAQWGPGVPVAVNVSALEVARDDFVAGVRRTLDRHGLSGTQLKLELTERLAVRDLHRAARHLSQLRELGVRLSLDDFGTGQSSVSTLLQLPLDELKLDRSLLMDLEDSPEARRVVESLTSLARGLNLSVIVEGVETTGQLEILRAMPCNAVQGYLTGRPAAPDAWTERIRAVQAQAAGPEDGTFPDGPPAAPGAH, from the coding sequence ATGGCCATCAACTCCCGTTTCCTGAAAATGCCGCGCGCTCCCTGGGCGCCGGCTTTTGGCGGGCCGGGGCTGGCCGAGACGATCCTGGACGTGACCGACACGTTGGTGATGGTGCTGGACGGGCGGGGGTGCGTGCTGCAGTTCAACCGGGCGTGCGAGCAGCTCAGTGGGTTGGAGGCCGCGCAGGTGCTGGGCCGTGAGGTGTGGCCGTTGGTGCTTGACGAGCACGAGCGGGACGTGGTGGCGGGAGCGTTCCTGGGTGGGCCGTTCCCGAACCGGCGGGAGCATACCTGGCGGACGGTGGATGGGCGGCGGCGTGTGATTCTGTGGTCGAACACGGCCGTGCTGGACCGGCGGGGTGGGGTGCGGCTGGTCATCGCGACGGGCGTGGACGTGACGGCTGAACGTGAGGCGCAGGCGGCCCGGCAGGAGAGCGAGGCGCGGTTCCGGACACTGTTCGAGCAGTCGGCGGACGGGCTGGTGCTGATCGATCCGCATGATCCGGACGTGCCGTGGCGGATCGTGGACTGCAACGAGGCGTTCTGCCGCATGAACGGTTACGACACCGAGGACCTGATCGGGGCGTCCATCGATCTGCTGCACCCGTATCCGATGATGGCGCAGGAAGGTCCGGATCTGCTGGCCTGGATCCGCGAGGAGCAGCCCGTTCACGGGGAGGGCGCGCACCGTCACCGGGACGGCACGGTCTTCCCGATCGAGAGTGCCAGCAGCCTCGTGACCGTGGGTGGCCGGGAGCTGGTGCTGGGCCAGGACCGGGACATCTCCGAACGCAAACGGGCCGAGGAGCAGTTGCGGCAGCTGGCAGCGCAGATGACCTTCGACGCGCAGCATGACGCGTTGACCGGCCTGCCGAACCGGGCGTTGCTGCTGGACCGCCTGCAACTGGAGTTGCGGCGCGTGGCGCGCGCGACGTCCTGCGTGGCCGTGATCTTCATTGACCTGGACGGTTTCAAGCGCGTGAACGACATGCTGGGGCACGCCGTCGGTGACGAACTGCTGCGCGAGGTGGCCGCGCGCCTGCAGGCCTGCGTGCGCCCGTCGGACACCGTGGCGCGCCTGGGCGGGGACGAGTTCGTGGTGGTCGTGTCGGACCTGAGTGGCCGTGAGGAGGCCGGGCGGGTCGCGCGGCGGCTGCACGCGGCGCTGGAGCCCACCGTGACCCTGGGCGGGCAGCAGATCAACGTGCAGAGCAGCATGGGGGTGGCGCTGCACCCGCCGCACAGCAGCCTGCCGGCGAACCTGCTGCGGCAGGCGGACATGGCCATGTATCAGGCGAAGCGGGAGGGGAAGAACGGCGTGCGGTTCTTCGCGTCCACGCTGGACGTCGCGGCGCAGAGCCAGATGTTCACGGAGGTCCGGTTGCGCCGCGCCCTGCAACGCCAGGAACTGCACCTGCACTACCAGCCGCAGGTGGACGCCCGGACCGGCGCGCTGCTGGGATTCGAGGCGCTGGTCCGCTGGACGGATGAGCAGCTGGGCGACGTGCCGCCAGCACGGTTCATTCCGGTCGCCGAGGAGTCCGGGTTGATCGTGCCGCTGGGGCAGTGGGTGCTGAACGAGGCGTGCCGGCAGCTGGCGCAGTGGGGGCCGGGCGTGCCGGTCGCCGTGAACGTCTCGGCGCTGGAGGTGGCGCGGGACGATTTCGTGGCGGGGGTCAGGAGGACGCTGGACCGGCACGGCCTGAGCGGCACGCAGTTGAAGCTGGAACTGACGGAGCGGCTGGCCGTGCGGGACCTGCACCGCGCGGCGCGTCACCTGTCGCAGCTGCGGGAGCTGGGGGTGCGGCTGTCGCTGGATGACTTCGGGACGGGGCAGTCGTCGGTGTCCACGTTGCTGCAACTGCCGCTGGATGAACTGAAACTCGACCGTTCGCTCCTGATGGACCTGGAGGACTCGCCGGAAGCGCGGCGGGTCGTGGAGTCCCTGACCAGCCTAGCACGCGGCCTGAACCTGAGCGTGATCGTGGAGGGCGTCGAGACGACCGGGCAGCTGGAGATCCTGCGGGCCATGCCGTGCAACGCCGTGCAGGGGTACCTGACGGGCCGCCCGGCCGCGCCGGACGCCTGGACGGAACGCATCCGCGCCGTTCAGGCGCAGGCGGCCGGCCCGGAAGACGGTACGTTCCCTGACGGCCCGCCCGCCGCGCCCGGCGCACACTGA
- a CDS encoding DoxX family membrane protein translates to MTASVVADSGTSWPRTLGRVLLGSFMVFAGVGHLTFLRRDFQAQVPTWLPLDKDFVVLASGVVEVGFGAALLALPRQRRTVGWVLAAFFLAIFPGNVSQYLTQQSAFGLDTDGKRLTRLFFQPVLIALALWSTGAWPKSRPRSRR, encoded by the coding sequence ATGACTGCTTCTGTGGTGGCTGATTCCGGGACTTCGTGGCCGCGCACGCTGGGGCGCGTGCTGCTGGGGTCGTTCATGGTGTTCGCGGGTGTGGGGCACCTGACGTTCCTGCGTCGGGATTTTCAGGCGCAGGTGCCGACGTGGTTGCCGCTGGATAAGGATTTCGTGGTGCTGGCGTCCGGGGTGGTGGAGGTGGGGTTCGGGGCGGCGTTGCTGGCCCTGCCCCGGCAGCGGCGGACGGTGGGGTGGGTGCTGGCGGCGTTCTTCCTGGCGATCTTTCCGGGGAACGTGTCGCAGTACCTGACGCAGCAGAGTGCCTTCGGGCTGGACACGGACGGGAAGCGCCTGACGCGGCTGTTCTTCCAGCCGGTGCTGATCGCGCTGGCCCTGTGGAGTACCGGGGCGTGGCCGAAGTCGCGGCCCAGGTCGCGGCGCTGA
- the gmk gene encoding guanylate kinase → MTSQDTPLSVSPRRGLLLVMTGASGVGKGTLRERWLAGQDVFYSTSWTTREARPGEQDGVDYVFVTPEAFEAKAQADGFLEHAAFVGNRYGTPIEPIEAALSRGQDVILEIEVEGAMQVKARMGDEAILIFIMPPSLSELRRRLEGRATETPDRIEKRLARAREEIREAHEFRYVVVNDDLDRALGELHAIQRAERARQLPENEWVEEDREARVQADTLRSYTLTDTDLDRIGNE, encoded by the coding sequence ATGACGTCGCAGGACACCCCTCTTTCCGTGTCGCCCCGCCGGGGCCTTCTCCTGGTCATGACCGGCGCGTCCGGCGTGGGCAAGGGCACGCTGCGTGAACGCTGGCTGGCCGGGCAGGACGTGTTCTACAGCACCTCCTGGACGACCCGCGAGGCCCGCCCCGGCGAGCAGGACGGCGTGGACTACGTGTTCGTGACCCCCGAGGCCTTCGAGGCCAAGGCGCAGGCCGACGGGTTCCTGGAGCACGCGGCGTTCGTCGGGAACCGCTACGGCACGCCCATCGAACCCATCGAGGCGGCCCTGAGTCGCGGGCAGGACGTGATCCTGGAGATCGAGGTCGAGGGCGCCATGCAGGTCAAGGCCCGCATGGGCGACGAGGCGATCCTGATCTTCATCATGCCGCCCAGCCTCAGCGAACTGCGCCGCCGCCTGGAGGGCCGCGCGACCGAAACGCCGGACCGCATCGAGAAGCGTCTGGCCCGCGCCCGCGAGGAGATCCGCGAGGCACACGAGTTCCGGTACGTGGTCGTGAACGACGACCTGGACCGCGCACTGGGCGAACTGCACGCCATCCAGCGGGCCGAACGCGCCCGTCAGCTCCCGGAGAACGAGTGGGTCGAGGAGGACCGCGAGGCGCGCGTGCAGGCCGACACGCTGCGCAGTTACACCCTGACCGACACAGACCTCGACCGGATCGGGAACGAGTAA
- a CDS encoding DNA topoisomerase IB produces the protein MTSRTELLAGEYLRREGSDPKKFKYFWPDGTPYRDRTGIERIARLAVPPAYVDVYVSPDPDAELQAFGRDAAGRLQYRYHPDFVQAGALKKWQRLTRFAGALGTLKTTTGADLRAQGLPPRKVAALMTRLLHVARFRVGNDIYAQQHKTYGLSTLRQRHVKVEGNTVTFHFKGKHGITQHKATTDRTLATNIGRLLDLPGPWLFQTVDADGNRRRVRSSELNAYLKEVIGPFTAKDFRTWGGTLLAAEYLAEAGVADTEKQARQTLVDCVKYVAADLGNTPAVTRSSYICPVIFDRYLEGKILDDYEPRAGRTEADLDGLTRSEAALKRLLESEKTLKTRKRKAA, from the coding sequence ATGACCTCCCGCACCGAACTGCTCGCCGGGGAGTACCTGCGCCGCGAGGGCAGCGACCCCAAGAAATTCAAATACTTCTGGCCTGACGGCACCCCGTACAGGGACAGGACCGGCATCGAACGCATCGCCAGACTGGCCGTGCCGCCCGCCTACGTGGACGTCTACGTGAGCCCCGACCCGGACGCGGAACTCCAGGCCTTCGGACGCGACGCCGCCGGACGACTCCAGTACCGCTACCACCCCGACTTCGTGCAGGCCGGCGCACTGAAAAAATGGCAGCGCCTCACCCGCTTCGCCGGGGCACTCGGCACCCTCAAAACCACCACCGGAGCCGACCTGCGCGCCCAGGGTCTCCCGCCCCGCAAGGTCGCCGCCCTCATGACCCGCCTGCTGCACGTTGCCCGCTTCCGCGTCGGCAACGACATCTACGCCCAGCAACACAAAACCTACGGCCTCAGCACCCTCCGCCAGCGACATGTGAAAGTCGAGGGGAACACCGTCACCTTCCACTTCAAGGGCAAGCACGGCATCACCCAGCACAAGGCCACCACCGACCGTACCCTCGCCACGAATATCGGACGCCTGCTCGACCTGCCCGGCCCCTGGCTGTTCCAGACCGTGGACGCCGACGGCAACCGCCGACGCGTGCGCAGCAGCGAACTCAACGCCTACCTCAAGGAAGTCATCGGGCCGTTCACCGCCAAGGACTTCCGCACCTGGGGGGGCACCCTCCTCGCCGCCGAATACCTCGCCGAAGCCGGCGTCGCCGACACCGAGAAACAGGCCCGGCAGACCCTCGTCGACTGCGTCAAATACGTCGCCGCCGACCTGGGCAACACCCCCGCCGTCACCCGCAGCAGCTACATCTGTCCCGTCATCTTCGACCGCTATCTGGAAGGCAAGATCCTCGACGACTACGAACCCCGCGCCGGCAGGACAGAAGCCGACCTGGACGGCCTGACCCGCAGCGAAGCCGCCCTGAAACGCCTACTGGAAAGCGAGAAGACGCTGAAGACACGGAAGAGGAAAGCGGCGTAG
- the ung gene encoding uracil-DNA glycosylase gives MPGGTQLVWFKKDLRVRDHAPLREAARRGPVLPVFIYEPEQLTHEEFAGHHLTYLNDSLRELDASLRALGTPLVVRIGEAAAVLEELRAAHDVRAVWAHEETGNGVSYQRDRRVRAWARARGLPLTEVPQNGVIRRMVNRDGWAATWEERLSAPPVPTPDSLTGVNADPGGLRTHAELGVPASTKVIPRGGEAGAHATLHSFLTARGVNYMREMSSPLSAESSCSRLSAPLAFGTVSLREVVQATRVRLAQVRGDPDADPRWVRSLRSYESRLHWHCHFMQRLESQPDMEFRTLNRALEGLRAHEWNQDFYDRWQYGQTGYPLIDACMRMLRDTGWLNFRMRALLVSFATQHLWLHWRRPGLFLAREWLDNEPGIHWSQMQMQSSTVGINRVRIYSPTRQAREQDPDGVFLRRWLPELADVPTDFIHAPWEWSGAGRLSYPPPIVNEHEAGRAARARIAAARATPEFEAEARRIYVTHGSRKKAELRAERKAKGLPENSPPTPRARAVKRNIMSDQPDLFGHAPTPSDAPKAILPAGLPDSWQRALEGEFAAPYFHELKDYLVRERREQTIYPPAADVFNALRLTPLEDVKVLILGQDPYHRPGQAHGLSFSVRPGVPVPPSLRNIYKELQTDLPGFTPPRHGSLTSWAAQGVLLLNAVLTVREGQPNTHAGQGWEHFTDAVIRAVNDQPERVVFILWGAYARKKKKLITAPQHVILESAHPSPLSVANFLGTRPFSRTNAALQEAGRTPIDWQLPARAEG, from the coding sequence ATGCCCGGCGGAACACAACTGGTGTGGTTCAAGAAGGACCTGCGCGTGCGGGATCACGCGCCGCTGCGTGAGGCGGCCCGGCGCGGCCCGGTCCTGCCAGTGTTCATCTACGAACCCGAACAGCTGACCCATGAGGAGTTCGCCGGGCACCACCTGACGTACCTGAACGACAGCCTGCGCGAACTGGACGCCAGCCTGCGCGCCCTGGGCACCCCGCTGGTCGTGCGGATCGGGGAGGCCGCGGCGGTGCTCGAAGAGCTGCGCGCCGCCCATGACGTGCGGGCCGTGTGGGCGCACGAGGAAACCGGGAACGGCGTGAGCTACCAGCGGGACCGTCGCGTGCGGGCCTGGGCGCGGGCACGTGGTCTGCCCCTGACCGAGGTGCCGCAGAACGGCGTGATCCGCCGCATGGTGAACCGCGACGGCTGGGCCGCCACCTGGGAGGAACGCCTGAGTGCGCCGCCGGTTCCCACCCCCGACAGCCTGACGGGCGTGAACGCCGACCCCGGCGGCCTGCGCACCCACGCGGAACTGGGCGTGCCTGCCAGCACGAAGGTCATCCCGCGCGGCGGTGAGGCGGGGGCGCACGCCACCCTGCACTCGTTCCTGACGGCGCGCGGCGTGAACTACATGCGCGAGATGAGCAGCCCCCTGAGTGCTGAGAGCAGCTGCTCGCGCCTGAGCGCCCCGCTGGCCTTCGGGACCGTGTCACTGCGCGAGGTGGTGCAGGCCACCCGCGTGCGCCTCGCGCAGGTGCGGGGCGACCCGGATGCCGACCCGCGCTGGGTGCGGTCGCTGCGCTCGTACGAGTCGCGGCTGCACTGGCACTGCCATTTCATGCAGCGACTGGAAAGCCAGCCGGACATGGAATTCCGCACCCTGAACCGCGCCCTGGAAGGCCTGCGTGCACACGAGTGGAACCAGGACTTCTACGACCGCTGGCAGTACGGACAGACCGGCTACCCCCTGATCGACGCCTGTATGCGGATGCTGCGCGACACCGGCTGGCTGAACTTCCGCATGCGGGCCCTGCTGGTCAGTTTCGCCACGCAGCACCTGTGGCTGCACTGGCGCCGGCCCGGGCTGTTCCTGGCGCGCGAGTGGCTGGACAACGAACCCGGCATCCACTGGTCGCAGATGCAGATGCAGAGCAGCACGGTCGGCATCAACCGCGTGCGCATCTACTCCCCGACCCGGCAGGCCCGCGAGCAGGACCCGGACGGGGTGTTCCTGCGCCGCTGGCTGCCGGAACTCGCGGACGTGCCCACCGACTTCATCCACGCGCCCTGGGAGTGGAGCGGCGCCGGACGCCTGAGCTACCCGCCGCCCATCGTGAACGAGCACGAGGCCGGACGCGCCGCCCGCGCCCGCATCGCCGCCGCCCGCGCCACCCCCGAGTTCGAAGCCGAGGCCCGCCGCATCTACGTGACCCACGGCAGCCGCAAGAAGGCCGAGCTGCGGGCCGAACGAAAAGCCAAGGGACTCCCGGAGAACTCCCCACCCACGCCCCGCGCCCGTGCCGTAAAAAGGAACATCATGAGCGACCAGCCCGACCTCTTCGGCCACGCCCCGACCCCCTCCGACGCGCCGAAAGCCATCTTGCCCGCCGGCCTCCCCGACTCCTGGCAGCGCGCCCTGGAAGGCGAATTCGCCGCGCCGTACTTCCACGAACTCAAGGATTACCTCGTGCGGGAACGCCGCGAGCAGACCATCTACCCGCCGGCCGCCGACGTGTTCAACGCCCTGCGCCTCACGCCGCTGGAAGACGTGAAGGTCCTGATCCTGGGCCAGGACCCCTACCACCGCCCCGGACAGGCGCACGGCCTGAGCTTCAGCGTCCGCCCCGGCGTGCCGGTCCCGCCCAGCCTGCGCAACATCTACAAGGAACTCCAGACGGACCTGCCCGGCTTCACGCCGCCCCGCCACGGCTCGCTGACCAGCTGGGCCGCGCAGGGCGTGCTGCTGCTGAACGCCGTTCTGACCGTCCGCGAGGGGCAACCCAACACGCACGCCGGGCAGGGCTGGGAGCACTTCACGGACGCCGTGATCCGCGCCGTGAACGACCAGCCGGAGCGGGTGGTGTTCATCCTGTGGGGCGCGTACGCCCGCAAGAAGAAGAAACTGATCACCGCGCCGCAGCACGTCATCCTGGAATCCGCGCACCCCAGCCCCCTGAGCGTCGCCAACTTCCTGGGCACCCGGCCCTTCAGCCGCACGAACGCCGCGCTACAGGAGGCCGGACGCACCCCCATCGACTGGCAACTGCCCGCCAGGGCCGAAGGATGA
- a CDS encoding DUF11 domain-containing protein: MPALLTLLKRATAAAAALIVAGSVAGATGTTAGTCTATTPWTETFDTNTTRTVIRNHAYTTSVNTVTATAGKYTFWNSIDHTGNGGHALYLNVTTASAAPILLYEQTVNVPAGSDLSYRHYARTHQTSPSRLRYTLTETASGATLATRDGNTLTTGYTQETLPTVRSNVTQVTLRIYSLNRGVSGDANVLKLDDLKLSCPVPAKPSLTITKTGNGPWTAGQSGATYTLSVKNVGTSATSGAVTVRDLLPSGITAPASFTSGSWSCTTSGQTVTCTGTPNLGVGSSSFTLPVQVQSGAPASVTNRASVGGGGDPDPIPDPAGCTTTGGQCAVYTTTVTTPPPAPVTGVCSAATPFVQSFNVGGASGEVRNHDYRSDAGVVQATDGTYTLWKDIDRTGNGGFALFMNIRNFEGKNGGALTTPGLLYEQRINVPAGAEVSYSNWVRSHSSTATQLRYVFRDAGGAVLRQFDGAVATTSYTQQTVPTFTSPGPQVTLQILTLKDGTSAAANVLKLDDLKLSCPVPAKPSLTITKTGNGPWTVGQSGATYTLSVRNEGPGATSGAVTVRDLLPSGITAPASFTSGNWSCTTSGQTVTCTGTPNLGAGSSSDLTFSVTVGSAASATPTITNRASVGGGGDPDPIPDPANCATTGGQCAVYSTSVTVPVTPPTCSRIYALTIASGSGASDVNGVTIRELDEQTNTVGALIATLPDSTNSATLAVSTNARRFFVADQNNRLRIFDTVLGTWSSGGIFSGVTDRLVRMTVTSTGVGYAMDSGRNLWRFETASPYTVTALGQLSATTAGAPSFNINGDFFADSSGKLYMISSATGSAAIDLWLVVPDTLRAEYLGRLSNPSTGSQFNGIAASPSGIYARDNQGRLVKINLADVSYTPVGSNTLGSTDLASCTFPVIAPSLSAVKSVKKVAGTTGDKVQPGDTLEYQVIVRNSGTLPAGGVTFQDALPAGTAYVPDSARVNGFTTTVTGQNTTSLGGAAYPFAQPVGICSADGAACTTQVLKIDSTTTLDNEAVVTFRVTVVSPFTLDPAQVRNVARVDFAGGPSTGVPSNEVVTPVYQPAKLTVAKTVRNFTRNGAVGTTGEGNPGDVLEYCITTTNVGGLNATNISFSDVVPNNTTFTVAGFGAGKDIRLTPASGEVFYTADADADAGQLKDGKVLVQGGSFVLAPTQSVTICFRATIR; this comes from the coding sequence ATGCCTGCCCTGCTGACACTGCTGAAACGCGCCACCGCCGCCGCCGCCGCCCTGATCGTCGCCGGGAGCGTGGCCGGCGCGACCGGAACCACCGCCGGCACCTGCACGGCCACGACCCCGTGGACCGAGACCTTCGACACGAACACCACCCGCACCGTCATCAGGAACCACGCGTACACCACCTCGGTGAACACGGTCACGGCCACCGCCGGCAAGTACACCTTCTGGAACAGCATCGACCACACCGGCAACGGCGGGCACGCGCTGTACCTGAACGTCACCACCGCCAGCGCCGCCCCGATCCTGCTGTACGAGCAGACCGTCAACGTGCCAGCCGGCTCGGACCTGTCCTACCGGCATTACGCCCGCACGCACCAGACGTCGCCCTCGCGCCTGCGCTACACCCTCACCGAGACCGCCAGCGGCGCGACGCTGGCCACCCGTGACGGCAACACCCTGACCACCGGCTACACCCAGGAGACCCTGCCGACCGTCCGCTCGAACGTCACCCAGGTCACCCTGCGTATCTACAGCCTGAACAGGGGGGTCAGCGGCGACGCGAACGTCCTGAAACTCGACGACCTGAAACTCAGCTGCCCGGTGCCCGCCAAACCCAGCCTGACCATCACCAAGACCGGCAACGGCCCCTGGACGGCCGGGCAGAGCGGCGCCACCTACACCCTGAGCGTCAAGAACGTCGGCACCAGCGCGACCAGCGGCGCGGTCACGGTCAGGGACCTGCTGCCCAGCGGCATCACCGCGCCCGCCAGCTTCACGTCCGGCAGCTGGAGCTGCACGACCAGCGGTCAGACCGTCACCTGCACCGGCACGCCCAACCTGGGGGTCGGCAGCAGCTCGTTCACGCTGCCCGTGCAGGTGCAGAGCGGCGCGCCCGCCAGCGTCACCAACCGCGCCAGTGTCGGTGGCGGCGGCGACCCCGACCCCATCCCCGACCCGGCCGGCTGCACGACCACCGGCGGCCAGTGCGCCGTGTACACCACGACCGTCACCACCCCGCCCCCCGCGCCCGTCACCGGCGTGTGCAGCGCCGCGACTCCCTTCGTTCAGAGCTTCAACGTCGGCGGCGCCAGCGGCGAGGTCCGCAACCACGACTACCGCAGCGACGCGGGCGTCGTGCAAGCCACGGACGGCACCTACACCCTCTGGAAGGACATCGACCGTACCGGCAACGGCGGCTTCGCGCTGTTCATGAACATCCGGAACTTCGAAGGCAAGAACGGCGGCGCCCTGACCACACCGGGCCTGCTGTACGAACAGCGGATCAACGTGCCGGCCGGCGCCGAGGTCAGCTACTCGAACTGGGTCCGCAGCCACTCGAGCACCGCCACCCAGCTGAGGTACGTGTTCCGTGACGCGGGCGGCGCCGTCCTGCGCCAGTTCGACGGCGCGGTCGCCACGACCAGCTACACCCAGCAGACCGTCCCGACCTTCACCAGCCCCGGCCCGCAGGTCACGCTGCAGATCCTGACCCTCAAAGACGGCACGAGCGCCGCCGCGAACGTCCTGAAACTCGACGACCTGAAACTCAGCTGCCCGGTGCCTGCCAAACCCAGCCTGACCATCACCAAGACCGGCAACGGCCCCTGGACGGTCGGGCAGAGCGGCGCTACCTACACCCTCAGCGTCCGGAACGAAGGTCCCGGCGCGACCAGCGGCGCGGTCACCGTCCGCGATCTGCTGCCCAGCGGCATCACCGCGCCCGCCAGCTTCACGTCCGGCAACTGGAGCTGCACGACCAGTGGCCAGACCGTCACCTGCACCGGTACGCCCAACCTGGGCGCCGGCAGCAGCTCCGACCTGACCTTCAGCGTCACCGTGGGCAGCGCCGCCAGCGCCACCCCCACCATCACCAACCGCGCCAGCGTCGGCGGCGGCGGCGACCCCGACCCCATCCCCGACCCGGCGAACTGCGCGACCACCGGCGGTCAGTGCGCCGTGTACAGCACCAGCGTCACGGTGCCGGTCACGCCCCCCACCTGCTCGCGCATCTACGCGCTGACCATCGCCAGCGGCAGTGGCGCCAGCGACGTGAACGGCGTCACCATCCGCGAACTGGACGAGCAGACGAACACCGTGGGCGCCCTCATCGCCACGCTGCCCGACAGCACCAACTCGGCCACGCTGGCCGTGTCCACCAACGCCCGCCGCTTCTTCGTGGCCGACCAGAACAACCGCCTGCGGATCTTCGACACGGTCCTGGGTACCTGGAGTTCCGGCGGAATCTTCAGTGGCGTCACCGACCGACTCGTCCGCATGACCGTCACCAGCACCGGCGTCGGGTACGCCATGGACTCCGGGCGGAACCTGTGGCGCTTCGAGACGGCCAGCCCGTACACCGTCACGGCCCTCGGCCAGCTGAGCGCCACGACCGCCGGCGCCCCCAGCTTCAACATCAACGGCGACTTCTTCGCCGACAGCAGCGGCAAACTGTACATGATCAGCAGCGCGACCGGATCGGCCGCCATCGACCTGTGGCTGGTCGTGCCCGACACCCTGCGCGCCGAGTACCTGGGGCGCCTGAGCAACCCGTCGACCGGCTCGCAGTTCAACGGCATCGCCGCCAGCCCCAGCGGGATCTACGCCCGCGACAACCAGGGCCGCCTCGTGAAGATCAACCTCGCGGACGTCAGTTACACCCCGGTGGGCAGCAACACCCTGGGCTCCACCGACCTGGCCAGCTGCACCTTCCCGGTCATCGCGCCGTCCCTGAGCGCCGTCAAGAGCGTGAAGAAGGTCGCAGGCACCACCGGTGACAAGGTGCAGCCCGGCGACACCCTGGAATACCAGGTGATCGTCCGGAACAGCGGCACCCTGCCCGCCGGCGGCGTGACCTTCCAGGACGCCCTGCCCGCCGGCACCGCGTACGTGCCGGACAGCGCCCGCGTGAACGGCTTTACCACCACCGTCACCGGCCAGAACACCACCAGCCTGGGCGGTGCGGCCTACCCCTTCGCGCAGCCGGTCGGGATCTGCAGCGCCGACGGCGCCGCCTGCACCACGCAGGTCCTGAAGATCGACTCCACCACCACGCTGGACAACGAGGCCGTCGTGACCTTCCGCGTGACCGTGGTCAGCCCCTTCACCCTCGATCCCGCGCAGGTGCGGAACGTGGCCCGCGTGGACTTCGCCGGCGGCCCCAGCACCGGCGTGCCCAGCAACGAGGTCGTCACGCCCGTCTACCAGCCCGCGAAACTGACGGTCGCCAAGACCGTGCGTAACTTCACGCGGAACGGCGCCGTCGGGACGACCGGTGAAGGCAACCCCGGCGACGTGCTGGAGTACTGCATCACCACCACCAACGTGGGCGGCCTGAACGCCACGAACATCAGCTTCAGCGACGTGGTGCCCAACAACACCACCTTCACCGTCGCCGGCTTCGGCGCGGGCAAGGACATCCGCCTGACGCCCGCGAGCGGCGAGGTGTTCTACACCGCCGATGCCGACGCCGACGCCGGCCAGCTGAAAGACGGCAAGGTGCTCGTGCAGGGCGGCAGCTTCGTCCTGGCCCCCACACAGAGCGTCACCATCTGCTTCCGGGCCACCATCCGCTGA